The sequence tcgtgccaatcatctgttgtgatctcgccgctggagcaagattggtgtcgtgaagccttgcgcacacgcatgtctgccgaaatggatgcccgacgagtgcccaaaaagcgttgtcaaatggccgccgagtggagggacttgcctaaaaggactttgccaatacccacaccgtcatagatgttgggcttagaactgagcactaaaacaagttggatgggttggatacttggataggccctctcctttttagcccagatgagtccatgattgatgagtccatgatttccaataTTGTTTATCAGCtctatcccttgtttgcaaggatttctctggattctctgattctaatgaTATTAGAAGAAGCATTTATATTTATCATTtgtccacacaggtttacaaagtgatgaatacctctacatctttacttctaagagcctctgcctctctgggatgctcttttttttATAcacaatcatgttgccagttaccctaatatagttcctccttttgttttctttatcattacacaacttttctagCATTTTGTTGGCCCcgtacaattttttttttaaagtgttgctggtatcaaattcaaaatcaacatatattttccatgaattAGTCACTGTCATTTTTGAACATTTGGAATGTtgcctgtgtcctttttgcaactaaatatgagtttacgagatttgcagattataacattctgtttttatttgcattttacacaacgtcccaattttttctgatttggggtagTAGATTATTGTGTAAAAGTCATTCTGGACTTCCCCAAATGGCACCTTCATAATGAACATGTAATAATGGTACTTACTGAGTGTATTTATGAGCTGGTTGCTGCTCTGGGACTTGTCAGTGCCATTGACCATGGGGAGGCGGTTTGGAGAGGCCTGGTGGTGGGGAGCAGGTGATCGCTCGCACTCTCCGTCGCTGCTGGAGCTGTCGTCGCCACTCCCAGAGCCGCTGCCCGAGTCCGaggagctgctgctgccgctgctgctcaTCTGCTCAATGACCTCCACCTCCGCACGCAGCTCTGGGACGGGCAGTTTAAAGAGTTTAGAGAGTTTACCATGCTTTCAGCATTATTACACGGTCATAAAGGCAACTAATCTGAtatgataatataataataaaggcaACTGAACTGTTATAATAAAACATCATTACTAAATATTCTAgaaaattaaaggagaattccggtgtgatattgacctaaagtgtattgaaacatgataccgagtgtgaacgtatgtctcatagcccatctcggcttgtcccctgcactccaaaatctggcgctagttagccgatgctaccaacagctttttcaatagtggtgctttggcatcgggctagccatgcaaataaatcactgttttacacccatttacgaggctcaatgtatctccacacttcattggtagacttccgagggccctgacatttaaaacgagacattgagaactttgaaaaagcactggtagtttacttacaagacgatttatacagacagtatcttcacgaagtttagcgtttgcagccatcttgaatttagtcacgataagtcgagcaacgagtaagaatgaacaggtatgataagggatcagattccaaaaataattcagtggaaatgcatggattccagtttcttccagtagcagcaactggaatccatgcatttccactgaagttGGACACCTTGGAATGGTCAATTCCAAGATGTGAAGTGACGAGACATAGTGTTGGGTTTAAAGTCTAAGGGGACATTATTTAAATGGCGGGCAAAGAGCAAAGTATATCATCAAGCCGTGTTCCTGTGCATGAGTTAGAGCTATCATGTGCCATGCGGGAGCTTTGAGCTGACTCAACTCAAGTGTTTGTGCTTATGGTCTTGCCCATGGTGTTCATTTAGCACATTTTACCTAGTTATTAAATTAGGTTTAGTTTGACTTAAGACTTTTCCCTCCATGTCATAGGCTGGCTTTAAAGTGCAcacagcatatgcacacataaactACCCGAGGTATACTGAAAAAGAAAGCGAACAATGGATAGACCTCTTTGGGGAATACGAAATGCAATGACTGTTAATGTAATTATGATTATAGTAATGTATAATGATTTTAgtaatacagtatacagtacactGTGAGGAATATAACTGAGCATGAATACAAGAAAGACAGTTTTAGGACAGCAGTCATCACTAACAGAGGGTAGTCCACTTTCCCTCCTGGACTACTAATGATGGCTTTCTGGCAAAGCTCCACATGAAACTGCCCAAGTCTGCATATTTTGAATAATGTGCTGCATCATCAGTAAGTCTCTTTGGGTAGAAATGAATACATGAATAACAATATAAATTAAAAACAACAAACTCGCAGCTGTTCCTGTCAtaaataaacagcatcacacacagcAGGAGACATGCCCTCACCTCTCTTGATGTCATCTAGCTGAGGCTCAGGGGAGGGATTGTCCttggatggtgatggtgatggagaTGCTTTGGCACCTGCTCCTGGCTTGGTTGGAGCACGGAACTGTGAGGGAGGCTGGTTAGCCCTCACTGACTGCTGCTCTATCCGTGCCTGGATCTTACTGCTTCCCTCCGCTCTGCAGATAACACAGTGGAATCATACCATGCTACTCCTTATGAAGCATGTGACTCCATGGCTATTAGATACACTGACATTTAGTCAACATATTcatttgtgtctatgtgtttgcatttaggATTTTTATAAAGCCTAGCACATAATATTGTTTGTTCTGTGATGGCAAATATGGTTCTGCAGCCTCACCTGGTCTTCTTGACCTGTATGCTGCTGCTCAGCTTTTCAAGAATATACTCCCCGGTGTCATGGTTGATGATCAGAACGCAGTCTTTCTGATATGGCCTCTTGTTGCCTTTGAATACCGTCATGGGTGGCGTGGAACCCTGGGAGAGAATAAAAAGTTATTCAAAATATCACAGAGAAAGTAGTGTGGAAGCATGTGTTTAGTTTTTAACTATGTGGGTTCACATCTAGGAGATGGTGTCACAATACCGGAATGTGAGGTAATGTGATGGTGACTTCATCGCCTTTTCCAACTTGCAGTTCCCCTTCACAAGTTGTGTCTATGGACGCTGGTTTGAAATCATCTGTAAAAACAAAAACCGTATGAAAGAAGCACTCAAAGAGAGGAAAACAACTGTCAGCTGGTTGACTGAATTTACAGGGATAATGGCACAACATATAAAAAGCCACAACATGGAGTATTATTAAAAGGAAAAGTTGTAAAGAGATGTCTCGTTAATGCTGTTATATGACTTCAATGTCACTGACATTATTTCATTGCTTGCTTGCAGTCTATTTCATAGATACCTAAGTGACATAACTTGCCAATTATGCAGGCTAGCTAGTATGCTAGCATAACACAGCTAAGCCTGTCAGTCAGGCTAACTCACTGTAACCCCTAACTATGATCATAACATAAAGTAAGGTCAACTTACATCTAATGGTATGAAACGAAGACTTAGGGCGTTTTTCAAAGCTTTCCCCAAGCTTTAAGACATGTTCTTCTTTGTCCAAAAGCGGATTAGAATTTCCATTCATGGCTTACTTCGAACGATAAATTTCACATTTACTAAAATTCCAGAAAAGCCAGCTGTTTCATTAAGTGAATAAAATATGATAGTAAATCACAAATGATAAAGTCAGGCTACATGATAGGCAGCTGCTAGAGCACACTACCTAATCTCTTGTACAAAAACAAAGTGTAACGTAAACGTCATGGAATCAGCTACACCTCTTCCTGTTTTGGTTCTGTTGTCAAATGATACCGATGAGGCCTCGAGCTAGTGTTTTCCTTTAGATTGATTTATTAGTATTTGCAGGTTTTATAATTCATGCGTTGTCTTTTTATCGTGTctttaaaaaagaaatacatttgTTGGGCTGAGCCTCTGGCTGAGCTTTCAAACGATGTAAAAGAAACATCTATTGCGGTTTTGTTTCTACACGGACGACAATTACAGCTACACACAGTAGAAATTCCATGCTGAGTTTTGAAGAGTTGATGTGAAAGGAAGCAATCTACTATTTTGTAGGCATTTTATCATTTATTATGACAACTGTCTCCAGAAATAGACAATCGTTTTGAAAATTAATATATTccatgttttatatatatatataaatgtaggTTAATTACTTATGATTCTATCGATGCTGGAGTGAGTCAGTCAGGTAGACTATAACGTTACTTGTCTTTGAGATCATTTTGAGATGAGATAGATAACTGACCACCTAGAGCAAATTAAATGGAGTCAGTTGAGTCTCACGTCAAACCAGATGATTCTGGCTCGAGAATTCTTTCCCAGGAGGAGCTGGACAAGTTGAAAGACGACCGAGTATTGGTGTCCGAATTTAAGCAGCAGAAGCTTGAGAAAGATGCCCAGAAGAACTGGGATTTGTTTTACAAGCGGAATACAACAAACTTTTTTAAGGACAGACATTGGACGACTAGAGAATTTGAGGAGCTGAAAGCATGCAGAGAGGTAATCGTAAAACTGGGCCCAAAATTACCTGATTAAACTGGCTTTAAGGTCGCAGCTTTTGATCATCCCATCTGTCTTATCTGTCCTTCATTAGTTTGTGTCCCAGAAGTTGGTGCTGCTGGAGGCTGGCTGTGGAGTGGGTAATTGTATTTTCCCACTTCTGGAAGAGGACCTCAATATCTTTGTGTATGCCTGTGACTTCTCTCCAAGAGCTGTGGAGTTTGTGAAGGTGAATAGTGAACAGAGCCCATGTTTATTCAATCATATCATGGTCTGTTGTTCACAGGCAGATACGTTTACAAACTGCACCCTGACAGTATTCAGTTACAGTTATTTGCAGAAGCTTTACTAACAGTGTTTCTGGTTTCAGCAAAATTCTCTGTACTCTCCGGAGAGGTGTTTGGCGTTCCAGTGTGATTTGACCAAAGATGACCTACAGGATAATATCTCTGCAGAAAGCGTGGATGCAGCAACTCTCATATTTGTGCTTTCTGCTATTCATCCCGACAAGATGCAGCAAGCGCTTGTGAATTTATACATGGTAATGTATTGGTAGCAATTATACATACACAAGTTACTCCTAACACTATACATTTGCATAATTAATGTTAACTGAACATTATGCTGTATACATGCAGTTTTCACACTGACAGTCTTTCATGTTTGTTTTATCTGCTAGGTTCTAAAACCAGGTGGAGTGGTATTGTTTAGAGATTATGGCCTGTATGACCACGCCATGCTCCGGTTTAAATCGGGAAACAAGCTTGGGGAGAACTTCTACGTGAGGCAGGATGGCACACGGTCCTATTTCTTCTCTAAAGGTCAGTAAATAACTTGATTGAGTAAATAATCTGATAATGTTGACACACAGCATCAAAACAATGTCACAAAGCATCCCTTTATTGCATGTTCACCAAAAACAATCCAACATTTCAGCCTTTTCACCTACAATGAAAGATGCAGACCTTTTGCAAACCAGTTTAAGTTATAACCAGCAATATATTGTATTGCTTGTCATGGTGTTGTTACATGTAAGTTGTTCTGATCTGCTCCAGAGATGCTGACCAAACTATTCCATGACGCTGGATTTGAGACTGTGGTGAATGAATATGTTCTGCGAGAGACCGTGAACAAGAAAGAGGGTTTATGTGTGCCTCGCGTCTTCCTTCAGAGCAAATTTAGACGCCCAGTGACCTTGAACAACCAAGTATAATAATGTGGCAAATTGAACCAAGGATGTTGCATATTATTGTCAATTTAAAGAATAGTATAAAATATTATTTCTTatacagtgaacacattttttgaTAGAAATACAGCCATGAACATTTGTACATACCATGATTTGAGGAATTTTATCCATATTGGTTTTTTTTCTTCGTAGTATTAATAAAAGTATGAATACATTTTTCCTACTCTGTTTTGTGTCACCACATTCATTGAGTTCATTGTATCCTGGTGACATTTCAGCCTGTATTGAATGGTCAAATACTACACCTATATACACCTCCATATTTACTGGAACAGGTCGCCACAAGATGGCAGCAACAGACCTCTGCAAAAAATCTAGAACCCATCGGTTATACATGCAAAATCTAAAAAATCCATTTAACCATACATTTTTCTGTACTTAATTTGACTCAATTTGAGACCATTTTAATGTCTGTACAATTTATATTTAATCAGATAAAATGGCATTAGAGTGTATAACAACACTGATGGGCCTAATGTTAGTCATTATGTGAGTAttggttgattaaaatatcatTCCTCATGCCAACAGGCAACAGGGTCCAGCCTACACCTGACCTTTTCAATGATTTCGTAGAATTGGCTTTTAGTTTTACAGCATGCTTAGAAACCTCtactgtgcatgcatatgtcaAACATGCAGTTCTGGAATAATTAAGAGGCcattgcacatttttctgatgtcatcctacagttgctAGGAGATATTTGAATGAGTggacagtcatattcaaaattaagagacaactgtaaatttgaatatgactgtcaactcattCCAATGTCACTcgtcagcaaccgtaggatgacttCAGAAAAATGTACAGTGGTCTCTCAAGTTTtgttccagagctgtatatgtaACACATGGGCAATgaaaacacaaatacaacatTCTTTCCTACTATCCTACTTTCCCCTTGAGAGCTGTGTGGCACTACAGTGATTGTTCCTGCTTACAGCCTCTGTGTCCATTCAGCATGTCCTAGTTTCACGTCCTGTTGGTGGGAAGCACAGAGAACATCATGAATTAAGTGCAGAGGCTATCAAGGTCCTAGCCTTATCAGGTTCAAACCTCATTATTTAACAGACTTATAACAGATTGAAATGaccaacacacccacaccctgtTCCTTCCACCGCATGCAGACCATGAGACAACCTTCCCCTGCTTGTCAACCACTGCCTTTCTCCATCGTTCCTCTATTAAAAAGCATGTTTGTTGAGACGATTCATAAATAGCTTCTCTCTGTTATTGAATCAAGCACGTTGATAAAAGGTAGCCAGTGTTATTTCATAGAGAGCAGACTCGACACATCCAGCTATTgtgcacacattctctcactgaAAATGGTTGTACAGAATGAACAAACCCTGAGATTGATGGACTGAATTCAGCCACAGTCTTTCCCTAGGTGATTTGACTGAAACATTTCCAAGTTTAGTAAGTGAACTCAACATTCTGAATGTCAAACAATAAAAAGCAGCAAataaaaagtaggcctacacatctaGCAGAATAATCACAAACCAAAGCTTTTGCATCAGCTCCATACAATTTATGTAATTTGGTCAGAGGGACATTTTTCAAATATGATAAAATGTGTTATTTGAGTGTGGTATATTATATAATTCAAAGAAATGTAAGCTTACCAAATGTAGGTTATATTACTGTCCATTTGATGTAAAAGCTTGTTTTGTCTATTGTTAGGTATGAAATCCCACAACATTAATCAGATTAACTATATGTTTTTGTCAGGAGGTGGAACAAAACATTTTGTTATGGCCTTTGGTCTTGCTGGAGCCAGCCCCACCAATGGCAGCACTTAAAAGAATAAAATTAATGATTTCCTGTGCTGATTTAGCTTCCCCTCACACCACACTCCTGGGAACTGTGAAGCACTACAGATCTGGTTGGATGTCCTTGTGGTGACCAGGTGCTTTGTCCACATTACATAACTGTCAGACAACCATCCAATCCTCCGATCTGTATTTTCCTAGTTTGACAGCAGGAATGAAGACaaggtgtgcatgtttgtgtctcAGGGGGAGGGTATCAGGGTAGCTGAGCCTGAACACCGTGAAGATGTTATCCTTAGGATGTTATCCCTGTCCTTGGAGTCCCATAGGACAACTGCAGAGCTGACTGTTAGTTGTAAGGTCATTTTCAGTTGCAGTCATCTTGCCTGAGCATGCAGTTCAATACTTAGAGATGACTTGGAGAGATTCAGTTCTTTGTCTGCCCATAAGGAATGAGGGATGCTGCAGGCCTACAGAAAATTACTATAGTGCCTGAGCTTGAGGCTTGAATGCCTTCAATTGGATACCAGGTTAGATTACAATAGTTCTTTTGTCAGCAGGATTCATTTAATTTCAAAGAGGAAATTCTATCTCAGAATCAGTCATGTATGATGGACAATGGCGTCAGCTGTGACTGCAACACACAGCTTGGCTCTGACGTAGGGAGAGCATTCAAAATGACAACTAAACAGAATTTGTAATGGTTTTGTGTCTATTATGTCACAGTCAATAGGCTACCTACCAAATACAGCCTGCTCTTATCCATTTAAAGATTAAGCGGATATGGTCACTGCTGAAAGAGCAGCATGTTTTTAAAGAGGATTTTCCTTTAGCTTATCGCTTAAATTATTACTTTCTTTTGATGTCATGTGGAAAAacttgggtaggcctatttcattTTGGTAACACAGACAATACAAAGTCAGTAAACGATTTGAAgaatcacacatcagcacaccaGTCGATTAGTCTGAGACTATCCAGCAttacctagcgttcatgggcttcggaaaaatctttctccgagtgaaaacaacatcattccgcatcattcatgtcacttaatgtgtgagtcagaggtcggaaactggggctagattttgtgGCTAGATTCTCAGTTgttaacagagttgcccagttaggcgCTCGTCATCAcgtttgtcgtcacgttgtagttcgtttgtagtccatgtggcctttcatgtccaacagatTTAATGTGAACTCGGGAATTtgcgtttttgtcacttgaaagctgcatatcattctttcacgagcatcttacactatattttaagcaaatacagttgtttgtttaggattagtgagtgtatgttttaacctttgttgtggcatccgtgtttgtcacacattctgatggcaaagcacatgaacacttgctgtcggaaaaacaaagtagccatgggggcggtccttgtcattccgaggtgCCCTGAATGCACCCTTATACTGAGAAACGTAAAGGGGGCGGGTCGCAATGAATTATCTCGCTTGCCTTTCAGTCATTCCAGACACTTGCCGAAGACGCACAAGGTGAAGTCTGCAGCTGGATGGATGGGCTGAATGCACGCTGGACCACGGCCGATCTCGGTATTTAATGGGTAGCCTACCTAATTATTTGAATTTTCATAACAAAGATTGAGTATAGATTGAGGTTTTAGCGCCAACGTGCAGAGAAACAGACCGCTTCCAGCCCTTTCAAGAGGCTGGCTTTGTTCTGAAGCACAGAAATCTCTGAAATTTGTACGAGATGGGTACTTTGG is a genomic window of Alosa sapidissima isolate fAloSap1 chromosome 10, fAloSap1.pri, whole genome shotgun sequence containing:
- the eaf1 gene encoding ELL-associated factor 1, with the translated sequence MNGNSNPLLDKEEHVLKLGESFEKRPKSSFHTIRYDFKPASIDTTCEGELQVGKGDEVTITLPHIPGSTPPMTVFKGNKRPYQKDCVLIINHDTGEYILEKLSSSIQVKKTRAEGSSKIQARIEQQSVRANQPPSQFRAPTKPGAGAKASPSPSPSKDNPSPEPQLDDIKRELRAEVEVIEQMSSSGSSSSSDSGSGSGSGDDSSSSDGECERSPAPHHQASPNRLPMVNGTDKSQSSNQLINTLRNDLQLSESGSDSDDD
- the mettl6 gene encoding tRNA N(3)-methylcytidine methyltransferase METTL6; its protein translation is MESVESHVKPDDSGSRILSQEELDKLKDDRVLVSEFKQQKLEKDAQKNWDLFYKRNTTNFFKDRHWTTREFEELKACREFVSQKLVLLEAGCGVGNCIFPLLEEDLNIFVYACDFSPRAVEFVKQNSLYSPERCLAFQCDLTKDDLQDNISAESVDAATLIFVLSAIHPDKMQQALVNLYMVLKPGGVVLFRDYGLYDHAMLRFKSGNKLGENFYVRQDGTRSYFFSKEMLTKLFHDAGFETVVNEYVLRETVNKKEGLCVPRVFLQSKFRRPVTLNNQV